A stretch of Pseudophryne corroboree isolate aPseCor3 chromosome 9, aPseCor3.hap2, whole genome shotgun sequence DNA encodes these proteins:
- the LOC134957219 gene encoding olfactory receptor 5V1-like — translation MKEYLINCTVQREFNLLAFSISVDLQLVLFIGILVMYLLTLLGNLLITGLIYLTPQLHTPMYYFLCNLSVLDIIYVSSVLPKFLSILVTGDTRIVFPACITQMFLFTFCIVAEFLLLTSMAYDRYVAICVPLRYTIIMNKNLCITLFSVSWIVSFFNSLLYAMLVSTLSFCNSQDISHFFCDTKTVTVLSSADITGIEMLLFMECIFLGFTPFVLILISYTCIIATIIKISSSAGRVKAFSSCSSHLTVVILLCGTSVVSYMVPESQVSRERDKFLSLLYTVVAPMLNPLVYTLRNNQVLKSMENICKKHY, via the coding sequence ATGAAGGAATATCTCATAAACTGCACAGTACAAAGAGAATTTAACCTCCTGGCGTTCTCTATCTCTGTAGACCTTCAGCTTGTGCTATTCATTGGGATACTGGTAATGTATTTACTGACATTGCTGGGGAACCTGCTTATCACTGGTCTTATATATCTGACTCCACAGCTCCACACTCCTATGTACTATTTCCTGTGTAACCTCTCAGTGCTGGACATTATCTATGTCTCCAGTGTCCTTCCCAAATTCCTCTCTATCCTGGTAACAGGTGACACCAGAATTGTCTTCCCAGCATGCATCACACAGATGTTCCTCTTTACATTTTGTATTGTAGCAGAGTTTTTACTCCTAACATCTATGGCCTATGACCGCTATGTCGCCATCTGTGTTCCTCTGCGCTATACAATCATTATGAACAAAAACTTGTGTATTACATTATTTTCTGTCTCCTGGATTGTTAGCTTCTTTAATTCATTACTTTATGCTATGCTGGTTTCTACTTTATCATTCTGCAATTCCCAAGACATTAGTCATTTTTTCTGCGACACGAAAACCGTGACAGTACTCTCTAGTGCTGACATCACAGGCATTGAGATGCTGCTATTTATGGAATGCATATTTTTGGGATTTACGCCATTTGTGCTGATATTAATTTCGTATACATGTATAATTGCTACTATAATAAAAATCAGTAGCTCAGCGGGCAGAGTAAAGGCTTTCTCCAGCTGCTCGTCCCATCTCACCGTTGTAATATTACTCTGTGGGACTTCGGTTGTGTCCTATATGGTCCCAGAGTCGCAGGTGTCTCGGGAACGTGACAAATTTCTCTCCTTGCTGTACACAGTGGTGGCCCCTATGCTAAACCCTCTAGTTTATACCCTGAGAAACAATCAGGTTTTAAAATCCATGGAGAATATTTGTAAAAAACATTATTAA